A single region of the Acidimicrobiales bacterium genome encodes:
- a CDS encoding DegV family protein: MSPVKVVTDSACDLPQELADELGIEIVPLTIRFGEETLVDRLDLTPTQFWQRMHGSPVLPETAAPSPGAFEAAFRRAADEGNDGVVCVCLAAGLSATFQSAQLAARAVEGTIPVRVLDSRTVSLGEGLMAVAAARMSRQGKGLDDCLGAAEDLVPRTRTFAALDTLENLKKGGRIGAAQAALGSVLSIKPIIEIADGKVEPESKQRTRSKSLRYLVDKVRQYPRVEDLAVMHGDAPDIEEMLDLLGAVYPRDEIIVGQIGAVIGAHGGPRVLGVTFHVPR; encoded by the coding sequence ATGAGCCCCGTCAAAGTGGTGACCGACAGTGCCTGCGACCTCCCCCAGGAGCTGGCCGACGAGCTGGGCATCGAGATCGTCCCTCTGACGATCCGCTTCGGCGAGGAGACCCTCGTCGACCGGCTCGACCTCACGCCCACACAGTTCTGGCAGCGGATGCACGGCTCGCCCGTGCTGCCCGAGACCGCAGCACCCTCGCCCGGCGCCTTCGAGGCGGCCTTCCGCCGCGCTGCGGACGAGGGCAACGACGGCGTGGTGTGCGTGTGCCTGGCCGCGGGCCTCTCCGCCACCTTCCAGTCGGCCCAGTTGGCGGCCCGCGCCGTGGAGGGCACGATCCCGGTGCGGGTGCTCGACTCCCGCACGGTGAGCTTGGGCGAAGGGCTCATGGCCGTGGCCGCGGCGCGCATGAGCCGCCAGGGCAAGGGCCTCGACGACTGCCTGGGCGCGGCCGAGGACCTGGTGCCCCGCACCCGCACCTTCGCCGCCCTCGACACCCTGGAGAACCTCAAGAAGGGCGGGCGCATCGGCGCCGCCCAGGCCGCGCTGGGGTCGGTGTTGTCGATCAAGCCGATCATCGAGATCGCCGACGGCAAGGTCGAGCCCGAGTCGAAGCAGCGCACCCGGTCGAAGTCGCTGCGCTACCTGGTCGACAAGGTGCGCCAGTACCCCCGCGTCGAGGACTTGGCGGTCATGCACGGCGATGCTCCCGACATCGAGGAGATGCTCGACCTGCTGGGCGCCGTCTACCCCCGCGACGAGATCATCGTCGGCCAAATCGGCGCCGTCATCGGGGCCCACGGCGGGCCCCGCGT
- the murJ gene encoding murein biosynthesis integral membrane protein MurJ, producing MTTLARNTAVMAAGTMLSRLTGFGRLVALAYAFNFTRLTDTYTLANTTPNIVYELVLGGILSATLIPVFVDLLATKSDEEAWEGISAIATAAAVVMVAVSALFALAAPLLIRLYTVGRTGPEAADQRAVATTLLVLFAPQVALYGVITMATALANARRRFGAPMFSPVVNNLVVIATLLAVPRIADDLSLAAMRNDTGALMLLGLGTTAGVAAQAVVMVLSLRGAGIRLRPRWDLRHPAVSRVVRLSGWTFGFAAANQVSLYIVLVLANQGEPGDVTAYQAGLVFFLLPHGVFSVSVMTALLPDLASRWSTGDVDGFRTRVSLGFRTIALVLVPAAVGYLVLAHPIVRVALEHGAFGAASAETTADVLALLAVGLPGFSAYLLLMRAYQAMQDTRSMFVLYAVENALNIALALALYPALGVQGLALAYAVAYTVGTAVALAHLRRRLDGIDGPRLATTVARVGAAAAVMAVAVAGVNALVDDPLPRVAIAVPLGVAVYVLVARAVGVAELHTVLRIRRRTT from the coding sequence GTGACCACCCTCGCCCGCAACACGGCGGTGATGGCGGCGGGCACCATGCTGTCGCGCCTCACCGGCTTCGGCCGCCTGGTCGCCTTGGCCTACGCCTTCAACTTCACCCGGCTCACCGACACCTACACGCTGGCCAACACCACCCCCAACATCGTCTACGAACTGGTGCTGGGCGGCATCCTGTCGGCCACGCTCATCCCCGTCTTCGTCGACCTCTTGGCCACCAAGTCCGACGAAGAAGCGTGGGAAGGCATCTCGGCCATCGCCACCGCGGCTGCCGTTGTCATGGTGGCGGTCAGCGCCCTGTTCGCCCTGGCTGCCCCCCTTCTCATCCGCCTCTACACGGTGGGGCGTACCGGCCCCGAAGCGGCCGACCAGCGCGCCGTGGCCACCACCCTGCTCGTCCTCTTCGCCCCCCAAGTGGCGCTCTACGGCGTGATCACCATGGCCACCGCCCTGGCCAACGCCCGCCGCCGCTTCGGGGCGCCCATGTTCTCGCCGGTGGTCAACAACCTCGTCGTGATCGCCACCCTGCTGGCCGTGCCCCGCATCGCCGACGACCTCTCGCTGGCCGCCATGCGCAACGACACCGGCGCCTTGATGCTGCTCGGCCTCGGCACCACCGCGGGCGTGGCCGCCCAAGCCGTGGTGATGGTGCTGTCGTTGCGGGGGGCGGGCATCCGCCTGCGCCCCCGGTGGGACCTGCGCCACCCTGCCGTCAGCCGGGTCGTGCGGCTGTCGGGCTGGACGTTCGGCTTCGCCGCGGCCAACCAGGTCAGCCTCTACATCGTCTTGGTGCTGGCCAACCAGGGCGAGCCCGGCGACGTGACCGCGTACCAAGCCGGGCTCGTGTTCTTCCTCCTCCCCCACGGCGTGTTCAGCGTCTCGGTCATGACCGCGCTGCTGCCCGACCTCGCCTCCCGCTGGAGCACCGGCGACGTCGACGGCTTCCGCACCCGGGTGTCGCTCGGCTTCCGCACCATCGCCCTGGTGCTGGTGCCCGCGGCCGTGGGCTACCTGGTGCTGGCGCACCCCATCGTGCGGGTGGCCCTGGAACACGGCGCCTTCGGGGCCGCCAGCGCCGAGACCACCGCCGACGTGTTGGCGCTCTTGGCCGTCGGCCTGCCCGGCTTCAGTGCGTACCTGTTGCTCATGCGGGCGTACCAGGCCATGCAGGACACCCGGTCGATGTTCGTCCTCTACGCCGTCGAGAACGCCCTCAACATCGCCTTGGCCCTCGCCCTCTACCCCGCCCTCGGCGTGCAAGGCCTGGCCCTCGCCTACGCCGTCGCCTACACGGTGGGCACCGCCGTCGCCCTCGCCCACCTCCGCCGCCGGCTCGACGGCATCGACGGCCCCCGCCTGGCCACGACCGTGGCCCGCGTCGGTGCGGCCGCCGCAGTGATGGCCGTGGCCGTGGCCGGCGTCAACGCGTTGGTCGACGACCCCCTCCCCCGGGTCGCCATCGCGGTGCCGCTGGGCGTGGCGGTGTACGTTCTCGTCGCCCGAGCCGTCGGAGTGGCAGAGCTCCACACCGTTCTTCGCATTCGGAGGCGCACCACGTGA